The following proteins come from a genomic window of Coffea arabica cultivar ET-39 chromosome 11c, Coffea Arabica ET-39 HiFi, whole genome shotgun sequence:
- the LOC113717257 gene encoding protein FAR1-RELATED SEQUENCE 9-like isoform X3 produces MASPRNIGQNYKTLGGGGGGQYVLDYLKRMQAEKPCFFYAIQGVDDLSNANANNVNVNNVFWADAASKANYIYFGDAVRLDTSYRSKRYRLPLATFTGLNHHAQPVLFGCALLFNESQSSFIWLLQNWVRAMSGHHPVSITTDLDPLIKMAVEHVLPNVRHRFCSWSIFKETQEKLASVCQTKTKTKTNPAFEFEMEFKKCINEVETIEEFESCWLSLLDRCALTDNEWLQSLYNARHHWVHVYMRDTFFGDLSMAEASSPVNSFFDGFVNASTTIQSLIKQCDKAITSWHEKELKADLDTINITPVLKTPSPMEKQAANLYTRRIFMKFQGELVETLANPATKIDDSGTVAAYRVAKFGEEHKAHIVSINELEMKANCSCQMFEFSGIICRHILSVFRAKNVLTLPSQYILKRWTRDAKSGVGGVGDEIIPEFSSDSQESLTSRYNNLRQEAIKFVEEGAKSIYIYNVAMNALQEARKKVATAKKKKFDATQGSLEANGCNHEIHAGEDNQSKTC; encoded by the coding sequence ATGGCGAGTCCGCGTAACATAGGGCAAAACTACAAGACCCTTGGCGGCGGCGGCGGTGGTCAGTATGTGTTGGACTATCTGAAGCGAATGCAAGCTGAGAAACCTTGTTTCTTTTATGCAATTCAGGGAGTTGATGACCTCTCCAATGCAAATGCAAATAATGTGAATGTGAATAATGTGTTTTGGGCTGATGCAGCTTCCAAGGCCAACTACATCTATTTTGGGGACGCTGTTAGACTTGACACTTCTTACAGGTCCAAACGCTATAGACTACCACTTGCTACCTTCACCGGCCTCAATCATCACGCACAACCTGTTCTGTTTGGCTGTGCATTGCTCTTCAACGAGTCCCAGAGCTCCTTTATTTGGCTTCTTCAGAATTGGGTTCGAGCTATGTCTGGACACCATCCTGTCTCCATCACCACTGATCTTGATCCCCTCATCAAGATGGCTGTTGAGCATGTTCTTCCAAATGTACGTCATCGTTTTTGTAGTTGGAGCATATTCAAAGAAACCCAGGAGAAGCTAGCTTCTGtttgtcaaacaaaaacaaaaacaaaaacaaacccTGCATTCGAGTTCGAGATGGAGTTTAAGAAGTGCATCAATGAAGTTGAGACAATCGAGGAGTTTGAGTCATGTTGGCTCTCACTTCTAGATAGATGTGCTTTGACGGATAATGAATGGCTTCAGTCACTTTACAATGCTCGCCATCACTGGGTGCATGTCTACATGCGAGACACCTTCTTTGGGGACCTTTCCATGGCCGAGGCAAGTAGCCCTGTAAACTCTTTTTTTGACGGTTTTGTGAATGCATCCACTACCATACAGTCATTGATTAAACAATGCGACAAAGCTATAACAAGCTGGCATGAAAAAGAATTAAAGGCAGATTTGGATACTATTAATATAACCCCCGTGCTGAAGACACCCTCTCCCATGGAGAAACAGGCTGCTAATCTCTACACAAGGAgaatattcatgaaattccaaggggagcttgttgagactcttgctaATCCTGCTACTAAAATTGATGACTCTGGAACAGTCGCAGCATATCGGGTGGCCAAATTTGGTGAAGAGCACAAAGCTCATATTGTTAGCATCAATGAACTTGAGATGAAAGCCAACTGTAGCTGTCAGATGTTCGAATTTTCGGGAATAATTTGTAGGCATATATTATCGGTGTTTAGGGCAAAAAATGTCCTCACTCTGCCTTCGCAATATATTTTGAAACGATGGACAAGAGATGCCAAGAGTGGTGTTGGAGGTGTTGGGGATGAAATCATTCCTGAGTTTTCAAGCGATTCTCAGGAGTCCTTGACTTCTCGTTACAATAATCTTCGCCAAGAGGCTATTAAGTTTGTAGAAGAAGGGGcaaaatccatttatatttaTAATGTGGCGATGAATGCTCTACAAGAGGCTAGAAAGAAGGTTGCTActgcaaagaagaaaaagttcGACGCCACACAGGGAAGCCTTGAAGCTAATGGATGCAATCATGAGATTCATGCAGGGGAAGATAATCAATCAAAAACCT
- the LOC113717257 gene encoding protein FAR1-RELATED SEQUENCE 9-like isoform X1 → MASPRNIGQNYKTLGGGGGGQYVLDYLKRMQAEKPCFFYAIQGVDDLSNANANNVNVNNVFWADAASKANYIYFGDAVRLDTSYRSKRYRLPLATFTGLNHHAQPVLFGCALLFNESQSSFIWLLQNWVRAMSGHHPVSITTDLDPLIKMAVEHVLPNVRHRFCSWSIFKETQEKLASVCQTKTKTKTNPAFEFEMEFKKCINEVETIEEFESCWLSLLDRCALTDNEWLQSLYNARHHWVHVYMRDTFFGDLSMAEASSPVNSFFDGFVNASTTIQSLIKQCDKAITSWHEKELKADLDTINITPVLKTPSPMEKQAANLYTRRIFMKFQGELVETLANPATKIDDSGTVAAYRVAKFGEEHKAHIVSINELEMKANCSCQMFEFSGIICRHILSVFRAKNVLTLPSQYILKRWTRDAKSGVGGVGDEIIPEFSSDSQESLTSRYNNLRQEAIKFVEEGAKSIYIYNVAMNALQEARKKVATAKKKKFDATQGSLEANGCNHEIHAGEDNQSKTCTHLSLVEKEKKIRELTAELQSTNQRCEVYRANLLAVLRDMEDQKLKLSVKVQNARLSLKE, encoded by the coding sequence ATGGCGAGTCCGCGTAACATAGGGCAAAACTACAAGACCCTTGGCGGCGGCGGCGGTGGTCAGTATGTGTTGGACTATCTGAAGCGAATGCAAGCTGAGAAACCTTGTTTCTTTTATGCAATTCAGGGAGTTGATGACCTCTCCAATGCAAATGCAAATAATGTGAATGTGAATAATGTGTTTTGGGCTGATGCAGCTTCCAAGGCCAACTACATCTATTTTGGGGACGCTGTTAGACTTGACACTTCTTACAGGTCCAAACGCTATAGACTACCACTTGCTACCTTCACCGGCCTCAATCATCACGCACAACCTGTTCTGTTTGGCTGTGCATTGCTCTTCAACGAGTCCCAGAGCTCCTTTATTTGGCTTCTTCAGAATTGGGTTCGAGCTATGTCTGGACACCATCCTGTCTCCATCACCACTGATCTTGATCCCCTCATCAAGATGGCTGTTGAGCATGTTCTTCCAAATGTACGTCATCGTTTTTGTAGTTGGAGCATATTCAAAGAAACCCAGGAGAAGCTAGCTTCTGtttgtcaaacaaaaacaaaaacaaaaacaaacccTGCATTCGAGTTCGAGATGGAGTTTAAGAAGTGCATCAATGAAGTTGAGACAATCGAGGAGTTTGAGTCATGTTGGCTCTCACTTCTAGATAGATGTGCTTTGACGGATAATGAATGGCTTCAGTCACTTTACAATGCTCGCCATCACTGGGTGCATGTCTACATGCGAGACACCTTCTTTGGGGACCTTTCCATGGCCGAGGCAAGTAGCCCTGTAAACTCTTTTTTTGACGGTTTTGTGAATGCATCCACTACCATACAGTCATTGATTAAACAATGCGACAAAGCTATAACAAGCTGGCATGAAAAAGAATTAAAGGCAGATTTGGATACTATTAATATAACCCCCGTGCTGAAGACACCCTCTCCCATGGAGAAACAGGCTGCTAATCTCTACACAAGGAgaatattcatgaaattccaaggggagcttgttgagactcttgctaATCCTGCTACTAAAATTGATGACTCTGGAACAGTCGCAGCATATCGGGTGGCCAAATTTGGTGAAGAGCACAAAGCTCATATTGTTAGCATCAATGAACTTGAGATGAAAGCCAACTGTAGCTGTCAGATGTTCGAATTTTCGGGAATAATTTGTAGGCATATATTATCGGTGTTTAGGGCAAAAAATGTCCTCACTCTGCCTTCGCAATATATTTTGAAACGATGGACAAGAGATGCCAAGAGTGGTGTTGGAGGTGTTGGGGATGAAATCATTCCTGAGTTTTCAAGCGATTCTCAGGAGTCCTTGACTTCTCGTTACAATAATCTTCGCCAAGAGGCTATTAAGTTTGTAGAAGAAGGGGcaaaatccatttatatttaTAATGTGGCGATGAATGCTCTACAAGAGGCTAGAAAGAAGGTTGCTActgcaaagaagaaaaagttcGACGCCACACAGGGAAGCCTTGAAGCTAATGGATGCAATCATGAGATTCATGCAGGGGAAGATAATCAATCAAAAACCTGTACACATCTTTCCTTG